One segment of Dermochelys coriacea isolate rDerCor1 chromosome 5, rDerCor1.pri.v4, whole genome shotgun sequence DNA contains the following:
- the SYT4 gene encoding LOW QUALITY PROTEIN: synaptotagmin-4 (The sequence of the model RefSeq protein was modified relative to this genomic sequence to represent the inferred CDS: inserted 2 bases in 2 codons; deleted 3 bases in 2 codons), producing MAPISANRDEFDEIPTVVGIFSAFGLVFTVSLFAWICCQRKSSKSNKTPPYKFVHVLKGVDIYPENLNSKKKFGADDKSEAKSKSVMPKNSLHSTWKKRDLNGNFPKTTPKIQSSPDLENLTPKHFAEREKDSISPESLKSNTSLSSEEKQDKLGNLFFSLEYNFEKKAFVVNIKEARGLPAMDEQSMTSDPYIKMTILPEKKHKVKTRVLRKTLDPAFDETFTFYGXPYSQVQDLILHFMILSFDRFSRDDIIGEXLIPLEGIELFDGRMLMNRRSSNEC from the exons ATGGCTCCGATTTCAGCGAACAGAGACGAATTTG ATGAAATTCCTACAGTGGTTGGGATCTTTAGTGCTTTTGGCCTTGTCTTCACAGTCTCCCTCTTTGCTTGGATCTGCTGCCAGCGAAAATCTTCCAAATCCAACAAGACCCCTCCCTACAAATTTGTCCATGTGCTGAAGGGGGTTGACATTTATCCTGAGAACCTTAACAGTAAGAAGAAATTTGGAGCAGATGACAAAAGTGAAGCAAAAAGCAAATCAGTGATGCCAAAGAATTCTCTCCAC TCGACCTGGAAAAAGAGAGATTTGAATGGCAACTTCCCCAAAACAACCCCCAAAATCCAGAGCTCTCCAGATCTTGAGAATTTGactccaaagcactttgcagaaagagagaaagattcaATATCCCCCGAGAGCTTAAAGTCCAACACTTCACTGTCT TCTGAAGAGAAACAAGACAAGCTAGGGAATCTCTTTTTCTCCTTAGAGTACAACTTTGAGAAAAAGGCATTTGTGGTGAACATCAAAGAAGCACGTGGATTGCCAGCAATGGATGAACAGTCAATGACTTCTGATCCCTACATCAAAATGACAATCTTACCTGAGAAGAAGCACAAGGTGAAAACCAGAGTACTGAGAAAAACCTTAGACCCAGCTTTCGATGAAACCTTCACATTTTATG ACCCCTATAGCCAAGTCCAAGATTTAATCCTTCACTTTATGATCTTGAGCTTTGACAGGTTTTCTAGAGATGACATCATTGGAG TCCTCATTCCACTTGAAGGAATTGAATTGTTTGATGGAAGGATGCTAATGAACAGGAGATCATCAAACGAATGTTAG